One part of the Deinococcus budaensis genome encodes these proteins:
- a CDS encoding cytochrome c → MERNDAVMPWVAIVSAAIMWIILLFLFNKETAPEPVVVDPAVVATINQTWPTTGKAVFTSAGCAGCHGAEGQGGAGPVLAGNERIVDDPVYVHTIIVNGKGTMPGFGEQLKEEEIYAVANYVLHSWGNDIEEPLTPATVAEGQTKIDPAVLKNRSRFVPEDIKLPEIFLASFIMVLLTYGLIGLYSVWTEGQELHPGIHKVRSTPLAMLGMVATLGLALLFSVLFVRQMVIDYAAWANQEMPNVAMEGFYAAMILLMLALATGLYKKFFMDGEVLVEDASGEFPW, encoded by the coding sequence GTGGAGAGAAACGACGCTGTTATGCCCTGGGTCGCCATCGTCAGTGCGGCCATCATGTGGATCATCCTGCTGTTCCTGTTCAACAAGGAGACAGCGCCCGAACCCGTCGTCGTGGACCCGGCAGTGGTCGCCACCATCAACCAGACGTGGCCGACCACCGGCAAGGCGGTCTTCACCTCGGCCGGCTGCGCGGGTTGCCACGGCGCGGAAGGTCAGGGCGGCGCGGGTCCGGTGCTGGCGGGCAACGAGCGCATCGTGGACGACCCGGTGTACGTGCACACCATCATCGTCAATGGCAAAGGCACCATGCCTGGTTTCGGGGAGCAGCTCAAGGAAGAAGAAATCTACGCGGTGGCGAACTACGTCCTGCACTCCTGGGGCAACGACATCGAGGAGCCGCTGACGCCCGCCACGGTGGCCGAGGGCCAGACCAAGATCGACCCAGCGGTCCTGAAAAACCGCAGCCGCTTCGTGCCCGAGGACATCAAGCTGCCCGAGATCTTCCTGGCGTCTTTCATCATGGTGCTGCTGACCTACGGCCTGATCGGCCTGTACAGCGTCTGGACCGAGGGCCAGGAGCTGCACCCCGGCATCCACAAGGTGCGCTCGACCCCGCTGGCGATGCTGGGCATGGTGGCGACCCTGGGCCTGGCCCTGCTGTTCAGCGTGCTGTTCGTGCGCCAGATGGTCATCGACTACGCCGCCTGGGCCAACCAGGAGATGCCCAACGTGGCGATGGAAGGCTTCTACGCCGCGATGATTCTGCTCATGCTGGCGCTGGCGACCGGCCTTTACAAGAAGTTCTTCATGGACGGCGAGGTGCTGGTCGAGGACGCCAGCGGCGAGTTCCCCTGGTAA
- a CDS encoding Rieske 2Fe-2S domain-containing protein: protein MTRFKRNDPEITRRKFINVAMGTTAAVGGVSLLSTLGAANPVFRLTPDKMPPLKGDLLVHAEGSKEGRPVRLEDLSIQLVRAWPMGKNENGEDVIRKGDPNNILALYRFPQGQLVAPTNLEATINGQVVAYSDVCTHAGCSVSDSDVNAGEMRCPCHSGQYDPKRGAVVTGGPPPRPLAQLPITQQGENLVVSGFFLTYPYPFTSKEEWESHIQEVEEQLA, encoded by the coding sequence ATGACCCGCTTCAAGAGAAACGATCCCGAGATCACCCGCCGCAAGTTCATCAACGTGGCGATGGGCACCACCGCTGCGGTGGGCGGCGTGAGCCTGCTGAGCACCCTGGGCGCCGCCAACCCGGTCTTCCGTCTGACGCCCGACAAGATGCCCCCCCTCAAGGGCGACCTGCTGGTCCACGCCGAGGGCAGCAAGGAAGGCCGTCCGGTCCGGCTGGAGGACCTCAGCATCCAGCTGGTCCGCGCCTGGCCGATGGGCAAGAACGAAAACGGCGAGGACGTGATCCGCAAGGGCGACCCCAACAACATCCTCGCGCTGTACCGCTTTCCGCAGGGACAGCTGGTGGCGCCGACCAATCTGGAGGCCACCATCAACGGGCAGGTCGTCGCGTACAGCGATGTCTGCACGCACGCGGGCTGCTCGGTGTCCGACAGCGACGTGAACGCCGGAGAGATGCGCTGCCCCTGCCACTCCGGCCAGTACGATCCCAAACGCGGCGCGGTCGTCACCGGCGGTCCGCCTCCCCGTCCGCTCGCGCAGCTGCCCATCACGCAGCAGGGTGAGAATCTGGTGGTGTCCGGCTTCTTTCTGACCTACCCTTACCCCTTCACGAGTAAGGAAGAGTGGGAAAGCCATATTCAGGAAGTGGAGGAACAGCTCGCATGA
- a CDS encoding cytochrome b translates to MNQWLDERLHISRLNDKFLRKAFPVHHSFFLGEITLFSLIILILTGILLALSYEPSNSLVVNSFDPGTADAPNLIPAAYHSALKINAQPFGDMLRRIHHWTANIMVAASVIHMMRVYFTGAFKKPREINWWIGMLLLIFAALTAVTGYVLPYDNYAYQTLKVIYSIAASIPWVGEWVAQAAFAGKFPGDGVIPRVYGYHIMLLPGILLGLTAAHMLIMIKQKHTQPQYAKRIAYKKIVGVPLMTQQTPIMLMLTLLFAGIVVLFSAFIPVHPVEYFGPPSTTPIENIKPDWYLLWVFGALAIIPGDLGFSLLGGDINSEFLGAIVLPTLILGLMFAVPMLDRSRENLYYAENPTNHPVRLGLGVGFMMLLIVWSVAGYKPELISAGILSNTNANTVLWIATFLLPALSFFAVQGIVRGIRSLREADARDRATFQAADD, encoded by the coding sequence ATGAACCAGTGGCTTGATGAGCGTCTGCACATTTCGCGCCTGAACGACAAGTTCCTGCGCAAGGCCTTCCCCGTCCACCACTCCTTTTTCCTGGGGGAGATCACCCTTTTTAGCCTGATCATCCTGATTCTGACGGGCATCCTGCTCGCGCTCTCCTACGAGCCGAGCAACAGCCTGGTCGTGAACTCCTTCGACCCCGGCACCGCTGACGCGCCGAACCTGATTCCGGCGGCCTACCACTCGGCGCTGAAGATCAACGCGCAACCCTTCGGCGACATGCTGCGCCGCATCCACCACTGGACGGCCAACATCATGGTCGCGGCGTCCGTGATCCACATGATGCGCGTGTACTTCACCGGGGCCTTCAAGAAGCCGCGCGAGATCAACTGGTGGATCGGCATGCTGCTGCTGATCTTTGCGGCGCTGACCGCCGTGACCGGCTACGTGCTGCCCTACGACAACTACGCCTACCAGACCCTCAAGGTGATCTACTCCATCGCCGCCTCGATTCCCTGGGTGGGCGAGTGGGTCGCGCAGGCCGCCTTTGCGGGCAAGTTCCCCGGCGACGGCGTGATTCCGCGCGTGTACGGTTACCACATCATGCTGCTGCCTGGCATCCTGCTCGGCCTGACCGCCGCGCACATGCTGATCATGATCAAGCAGAAGCACACCCAGCCGCAGTACGCCAAGCGCATCGCCTACAAGAAGATCGTCGGCGTGCCGCTGATGACCCAGCAGACCCCCATCATGCTGATGCTGACGCTGCTGTTCGCCGGCATCGTCGTGCTGTTCAGCGCCTTTATTCCGGTTCACCCGGTCGAGTACTTCGGTCCGCCCAGCACCACCCCCATCGAGAACATCAAGCCCGACTGGTACCTGCTGTGGGTCTTCGGCGCCCTGGCGATCATTCCCGGCGACCTGGGGTTCAGCCTGCTGGGTGGGGACATCAACTCGGAATTCCTCGGGGCCATCGTGCTGCCGACCCTGATTCTGGGCCTGATGTTCGCCGTGCCCATGCTCGACCGCAGCCGGGAGAACCTGTACTACGCCGAGAACCCCACCAACCACCCGGTGCGGCTCGGCCTGGGCGTGGGGTTCATGATGCTGCTGATCGTGTGGTCGGTGGCCGGGTACAAGCCCGAGCTGATCAGCGCCGGTATCCTCAGCAACACCAACGCCAACACGGTGCTGTGGATCGCGACCTTCCTGCTTCCGGCGCTGTCCTTTTTCGCGGTGCAGGGCATCGTACGCGGCATCCGCTCGCTGCGTGAGGCCGACGCGCGCGACCGCGCGACCTTCCAGGCTGCCGACGACTGA
- a CDS encoding DdrH: protein MTNPYAEWFEQLRAEYGEQLKAMPLPDGLPEHLHALVQSRDEEAIQFMIKLAWQFGAQVGYAAGARQGEAAVAAPRPARVQA from the coding sequence ATGACGAACCCCTACGCCGAGTGGTTCGAGCAGCTCCGCGCGGAGTACGGCGAGCAGCTCAAGGCCATGCCGCTTCCCGACGGTCTGCCCGAACACCTGCACGCCCTGGTTCAGAGCCGTGACGAGGAAGCCATTCAGTTCATGATCAAGCTGGCCTGGCAGTTCGGTGCCCAGGTCGGGTACGCGGCGGGTGCCCGCCAGGGTGAAGCGGCGGTGGCCGCGCCGCGCCCTGCCCGCGTCCAGGCCTGA